The Brassica napus cultivar Da-Ae chromosome C1, Da-Ae, whole genome shotgun sequence DNA segment ACGGATGATGCACTAGTAATCATTCATATATGTATGTAAATTAATGTTCGTGTGTTTGTATAAGAAAATGTAACATATACAAAATGATGCAGATGATTACATATTCATGTAATACGATTTACAAATATAAGGAACAAAAGAGCTTGACATTGTAATGAATTAATGAAGAGAAAATCACAAATGTTGCTTCTACACAGAGAAAAGGATGTGTCGGTGTGCAGTGTAGACTAAAGAGTCAGGAGTAGTTCAGAGTCGGACCAATTCAATACTTGGAATCTTTAGGAAGTCTGTTTTCTATTTTGGGATAATTGGTTTTGTGAACATTATGGTTATTTATTTCATGGGGACAAAATAgttattaaaatattgtatatgtatGTACAAATTATTACAGAATGATATAAGGTGCATGGTAATATGCATGTGGTGGTTACTGTTGAAAAGGTACATTACTCTTCAATGAAGAAAGAGTCAAATTTATTTCGTGTGGTCCTTTTTCCTTTTATCTATTTGTCGACCACATAAGTTATCAAACATTAGATAACGATGGAatgattgaaaataaaattaagttgcagaatgaaaaataaaaaatgaaaaattgaaaattttgtgattgaATAAGTGTTGCAGAAtgacatatataaattataaaatatttaatataactattttatattattatatagcaatgattattaaaaataacataataaaaaatattagaaaacatgttttattataattgttattgatttattttcatatatctaTACTAAAAAAATCTAGTGATATTGATAAACaccataaataaaattttattcactatatacatttttttcataaaaatcaaatatttttagttataagaaTTCAAATATAGTATTAATTATAGAGATAAATAAGGTAAtggtttatttaattaaatcactACACAATAAATCTACTCAACATTCATTTAACTGTTTggtgaaattttatttattttattttaaataaaatttatttatcattctataatattttgttgattagtaaaatatttcgaggaacaaataaaaactaaagttaaaaaAGTCAAAACAGTAAACCTTGTAAATGGGCTGGCCCATGGGCTTTTAAGGACAGCAACTGTGCTAATCCCCAACAATACAGAGCTTTTACTAGATTCTAGAGGGCAGCTGCTTGACCTTCTCTTCTGAACGATCCCGCCAAAGACACTCGAGAGAGACTGTGTGTGAAAATCAGTGAGCTGAAGAGATCCAGCGAAGATGAGTACAATGAAGTTTTGTCGCgaatggtaaaaccgaacctcttctttgctctttttttctttttctttttagttttgtgGTTCTCATCTCATTAGTTTTGTCTGAATCTGTTTCTGTACTTGCACTTAAGTTCCGTCTGAAGTTTAGCATTGATGGGTTTTCGTATGTGTTTGTCAATTCGAGTAAAGCTCCAATCTTTTCCCCCATCGTtcgcccttttttttttttcattttgtgtgtttgttcTTGTTGGAAATTGGCAGTAATAACATCTTATACCCAAAGGAAGACAAGGAGCAATCGATACTCCTCTACGCTTGTCGTAACTGTGATCACCAGGTACATACATTGCTTTCTTTGATCAAATTAGGGTTCCATGTGCTTTGTAAACGAAGCTGTGTGTTTTATGTGCTATGAAACAAAACTAGGGTTTCGTGTTTCTAATGTGCTTTTGAGACAGAGCTATGGCTTACACGGTTAAGAATCGAAGCTTAGAACTTGAAATTAAACCGAGAAAAGGAGAAAATTAACGAGTTTTAGATCCACAATCCAGCTCTCGTTGTCCTTGTTTTTAGATCAATGCTTATATCAGTTAAGAGTTGCTGTTAAGTGTCAAACGCTTGGAACTATATGACGTGATTGATTTTCTATGTTAACGTGATCCATCCATCCAGCAGCCTTGAACCTTTCGTGTTACACGTTATCGAGTTCTTGAATTTTCAGGGTCTTTTatgatcattttagtttttacctAGTCTAATTATGAATTTGCTGATTTCTGAGGGGCCGTTCAGAAAACTCGTTCTTGTCTATGAATACGTGGAAACTGAAAATTGTCATCTTTAGCCGCCGGCTGCTGTGTGATATCATAAAAAGTTGATGAGTATAATCTTCTCGATAGAACTATTAATGATAAAGCCTACGTTACCGTATTGAATTATGTATGTTGAAATTGtcaacaaatttatttttattgaagtTTATGTTTCAAACGAATCATTGTATATAATACACGATTATGGATGGTTAGGTATAGAAACTGGAGTCTCTACAagatgattgaaagtttcgCGTGGGCTGCTGTTTGCtttcaaattataatatccACAGTTGAAGTGATGACATTATCTCAACTCAACTTGACAAAGCATATTCCTTCTTCCTAAATATGtaatcaaataagaaaattaacaaTTGCTTAGAAAAAATCAAATTGGACCACCACAAAGGTCAAGTAATCAGTAATAACCTCATGAGTGGAATTATACTAGAACCATTGACATTGAATAAGAGCTTATCTTAATTTCACAAGTTACAAGTTGTTGCAACTTGCACGTAAGAGACAAAACTTCAAATGTCTATATTTGTTGTTGGTGAAGTTGTTTATATCTAATAGATATCTGAGAGATCACATGTACAAATTCTATTGGAAAGGATTCACTCTACAAATAAAAGTTTAACTTGTATAGAGTTTAGTTCTACCGAATGTACAAACCCAAAATCTCTtactaaaaagaaaaagttaaataGTCATTCAAAATCTCTTACGTGCTTAATCGAATTTGTTTCTCGTCATTCGTTTAATATTAGTActaaatatttgattaaatacACCTGGAgtcaaataaaatcaaattttgtatAGGTAAAGACAGAAAAAATACATTAGGATTGATTTAACAGTGTTGGAAAACATAAGCAATCTCCTATCTACTTTCTCGATTTGGAAAGGGACATTTCTCTACCCATTTTTCGACATGATCTTCTCATTGTTACATACATTCATCTTGTATTTACACTCGAGCCGACCTTACATACTCAATTACTTGACCCGACTAATGACtttaaatttcatttaataaacagtaatttttttattctcaCTCAACTCTACATAATACACAATTTATACGAACATATCCATAttcttaattataaaataaataaataaactcaaGTATACGCACCATATTTTGCATATAAAAAAGCTTAAGCATAAACCCAATTAGACAATGAGTTATCGATAACCCACAGTATCAATAGACTTACACATCAATTTCGATATGTCACAAATGATCCCACTGTATCTTCTTCTTGCTCTCTTCGCAACCATCCTCGCTCCAACAAgtatctatctctctctctttctacaTGGCTATTATATTATCATTACTAATTATGGtatataaacttaattaacAACATGGCTCATTAATGTTTTAATTTGAATGATGAAACCAGGTGGAGAACCAGTAGGTGTATGTTATGGAATGATGGGGAACAACCTTCCGTCTAAACCAGACACCATCGCTCTCTTCAGACAAAACAACATCAGAAGAGTCCGTCTCTACGACCCAAACCAAGAAGCTTTAAACGCTCTTAAAAACACCGGCATCGAGGTCCTCGTCGGCGTCCCCAACTCCGATCTCCGTTCACTCACTAACCCTTCCTCAGCTAGAGCGTGGCTCCAAAACAACGTTCTTAACCATCATCCCGCCGTTAACTTCAAGTACATCGCCGTCGGTAACGAAGTTGTACCGTCCAACGGCGGCGGCGATGTGCTCCCTGCGATGCGTAACGTATACGATGCTCTAAGAGGTGCGAATCTTCAAGATAGGATCAAAGTCTCTACGGCCGTTGATATGACTTTGATTGGAAACTCTTTCCCTCCTTCCGCTGGAGAGTTTCGTGGTGACGTTAGGTGGTATATCGATCCCATCATCGGGTAagttcatgtatttgtttttttttaatcagtttTCGGTTACGTACTAGATAGTGATAGCTATAactttttgttacaaaatatttaattcaaacaAATGTTCCTCTAAATAACATGTTATAAATTTATAGCACGTTACTGTagtatattagtttttttttataaaataaattttttaaaattttctttctaatatatatatatatatatatatattaaaacatttcGCAGTTTATTAGCTAGAAATGATAAACTGCAAATTTTGAAAGTTAAATGAATTTGTTTAATTACTATggatttgatattttaaaatagttgcATAGAAAATagtacatttaaaaatattttaactggATAGATGGATTATCACTCAATTTATCATTTTGCAATAATTTTTTACTGGAGTAATTAACCTGATTTCACAAAAGTTCAATTGACCCAAATAAACCAGCCAAACCAAGAAGTGTATTTGGTTCATTTTCCCCAAATAACTCTCTTTGACTAATCAGGTTCTTGACGAGCACGAACTCGGTGTTACTGGCCAACATCTACCCTTATTTCAGCTACATCGGCAACCCACGAGACATCTCCCTCTCCTACGCTCTCTTCACTTCTCCTAACGTCATAGTTTGGGACGGATCTCGCGGCtaccaaaacctctttgacgcCTTGCTCGACGTCGTTTACTCTGCCGTAGAACGTTCAGGTGGTGGATCTCTTCCCGTCGTCGTTTCGGAGAGCGGATGGCCTTCAAACGGCGGAAACGCTGCGACTTTTGATAACGCGCGAGCGTATTACACGAACCTTGCGGCACGTGTGAGAGAGAACAAAGGGACGCCAAAGAGACCTGGGAGAGGTGTGGAGACGTATTTGTTCGCCATGTTCGATGAGAATCAGAAGAATCCTGAGATCGAGAAGAACTTCGGTTTGTTTTTCCCTAATAAACAGCCAAAGTTTCCGATAGCATTCGCTGGCGTGAGGGAGGGTACGGCGGTCGAGTGATGGTTTGAAtcgagatgatgataatatgTGATCTCACCATGTATATGAGACTTCTATGAATGTTTGAAATAATATGGGGGAGCGTCAGCGATAATCCCATAAATAATCTCAAATAATAAAGAGTTTCCAGAGatcataaatttgtttttttttggctgTTTGAAATAAGAAGTACCTTGATCCATTTGGTTACTCTTGATAAATACCGTTGAATTTTATCAAGCTAGCCCTTTCATTGTTCACAATCTTACCGCCGAATTGTTAGCTTGTTGAATTAGACAGTATTAACATTGTGAATTGTGATGCCAATGTATAGGATTGTGATGCAATATATACACGCGTTGAATTCAACCGTATTAGAAAGTGGAATTGGTTTTGTATTCGTTTTAAGTTACAACGTAAGCAATTTTTGCTAGGCACGTGCTCCAATTTCTGTGGAAAGAATCAAGCTCTCTAGTTTGTAAACTTGGTGAATGGAAAAATGTTATAGTTTAGATGCAAAATCACTGAATAACTAGGGcattatatctttcttttttttgtcggcCTTGTTATTAATAAAGCCACTAAAGGACCAAATGCTTACAGCAAATCCGAGATTAAGTGCTAAAGATCATACAAATTAAAACCCAAACATTTAAAAGTCCACTAAAAGAAGATAATGATTGATGACTTTGAACTTCGGTTTTGCAAATACAACTTTGGTCTTTGATAATATAGATGCAACCGGATACTAGCTTATTTAGCTGTTAGTTTAACAAATGTATCTAAATCATACTTGTCATtgctataaatattttttttaattcattataaaacaaagaaaaaatgtgAATCCAAAGGGAGAAAATGCAATTAACTTacttaatgattttcttaaataagtaactaaataaaaataattaaaaactcagATCTTTCAacgaaacaacaacaaaaaacttgCGTTTAAGCTATTTTAATTTCCAgcttttaaaaatcttatatattaaaacagaagttacaaccttgattcatgtgtgattatttaaaaatggacctaatgaacatattcctagaaagtcatgtaacatttaatctctaatcatatcatttaaattttgggtctaccagaaaattttattgggctatcaataattggatttaaagaatagataattcattggatttatatatagtataaattaaatagatataatttaatgttgtaatactatacttccatatattaaatatttgtcgatgttaacttttaaaattataaagatttttttttaaatactaaaaatcatattatctaacaatgattaatttttactaccttaaaccaatgaaaacaaattttaaactatatagtttattttaaaaattaaacaaaaactaaatgtttaattatttactcgataatataaatctatgaatcgaaaagtttaatttttttaaaactttctaaatttgtgaaatgttacaatatctttgaatatgacaatacaacaatattttactaatctttatatatatatagttacggttttaataatgaaataataacccgaaaatatatatatagaagaagatacaaatacatgtgaaagtttaaaacaatttatttaatgaaaaatatataccgtaaacttattatgtttttaaaattgatagacacatatattataatatataccaatttagaattgaaaacaaaatatttatataaaataaataaaacaaaaacccgcgcgattgcgcggatcgagatctagttttcATTTTAAACTTCAACTAGCTTTTGATCCGCGCGCCCGCGcggattttgttttttataattatatgttttaaatttttgacaATACCataaatttaattgtttaaattCTTGTTATAGATTCATAGGTTATTGGTTTGTCTTGTTCAATGTGTTTAACCTCTATTTATAAACTATGAGATTGTTTTTTACTGTCCTcatattcattttatttggtaaactatatattaaaatgtcaaatattagagttttaatTATACTTgtgagtttttatttaattatactataaatattttgatgtaaAGTTGAATATAAAGTTCAAAATTTGGGGATTGGGAATAGGCTAGTAGAAGAAGGCCTTGTTTTCTTTACTTAGacagaaacataaataaaatagtaaaaagcaagttagcaaaaaaaaaaaaattcaaaaataagtaCAGCTTgttgaaaaattaatttagcAAGCCTAATTTAGTTAAGTGACTTGGGTCATTTtgttatgatttaaaattttgtacatCATAATTTACAATTACAATTACTTTGTGGATAGTTATATAATAGATTCAAGcccatatattattttttttctggaaaaaaaaacagaaacatgttTCCCTTCTATTGGTTCACTTAGAAAGTGTTGCGGGGAGAATGATgtgattttgagtttttctttttgtttttttacctGCAATAGAAGTTTTATTAATGTGTTGGGTCAATTATACCACAATTGGACCAATGCCCAAAACGAAAACACAAATACATTCATGTCTTCGTGAGGAAGCAAGTTGGACACGTCACCCACCGCTCCGAACAGTCTTCGACTCCGACGATCACCACCGTCAATGTCCGCCGTTCAAATCTCATGCATCTGATCTTGATCCAAAACTCCAGCTGTTTCACCTTTGTCGCCTTAATCTTCCTCTTCATCGGTTATGCTCAGATGCTAGAGAAGCGCAACCCCTCTTCATCGGAAAACCAGCGCGAGGATATTAAGACCGCCCACTCAGGACTGATGGCAAAAGGATATTGCTGATATTACTCCCTAGAAACAGAAGACAGAAGAGATTCACCAAGAAAAGTAAGTGAAGGAATAAAATCAATTGAAACCGGTGAGACGCCATTAAATCCAATCTAAGATCGGAATTAAAAATCAGTCTTAACCGTGAGAAATATATTACAAACAAAACCCATCCCGAAAGACTGAaactttagtaaaaaaaaaaactgaaactttATTTAATCAACTTCAACCGATGAAAGAAATATAAACTTGAAGGAACTGATCGGAATATTGAAAATCACAACATAAAGTCGATCATAGAtcgaaatatataaaagaaaaaacagtcGGGCTATGGTCGGAAGAAATTACGATGTACCAGAAtcgctctctttctctctctctttgaaagaTAGAGATGTGATCAGAAAGAAAGAGGCGACTTATGCCCCGTGATTTGATTTTAGGTTTAAGATACACGTAATTTAAGGTGAAGTAAAgtcaatttattttagttggtTTAGGAAAAGTTTAAGACGACAGTTTAATAGGTCAGTGGCATTCCGTggtaattatttaaaaaaactcaGGGCTAAGTACTAagtgtacttctgttttaatagtttagataggTCAGTGGCATTTCGTggtaattatttagaaaaactCAGGGCTAAGTACTAaatgtacttctgttttaatagttcaAGATTGTATgttgacttttattttaatattgacTTTTATGGTATCTAAAATAGTCTGGTGAACAAAAGCTGAAGTTTATaaagaataatttttaaaaattgagaaTTAAAATAGCTTAAACGGAAATTCAATATCGATCATGCGATACAACATC contains these protein-coding regions:
- the LOC106363311 gene encoding probable glucan endo-1,3-beta-glucosidase At4g16260 — its product is MSQMIPLYLLLALFATILAPTSGEPVGVCYGMMGNNLPSKPDTIALFRQNNIRRVRLYDPNQEALNALKNTGIEVLVGVPNSDLRSLTNPSSARAWLQNNVLNHHPAVNFKYIAVGNEVVPSNGGGDVLPAMRNVYDALRGANLQDRIKVSTAVDMTLIGNSFPPSAGEFRGDVRWYIDPIIGFLTSTNSVLLANIYPYFSYIGNPRDISLSYALFTSPNVIVWDGSRGYQNLFDALLDVVYSAVERSGGGSLPVVVSESGWPSNGGNAATFDNARAYYTNLAARVRENKGTPKRPGRGVETYLFAMFDENQKNPEIEKNFGLFFPNKQPKFPIAFAGVREGTAVE